A window of Rufibacter sp. LB8 contains these coding sequences:
- a CDS encoding MFS transporter — translation MAPSPSAGTTSNLGGMFRALRSYNYRLFFMGQGLSLIGTWMQQLAMSWLVYRLTDSVLLLGLVNFAAQMPSFLLGPFAGVLSDRFSRHRLLLITQFLSMLQASTLATLVLTDNITIPVIMALSAFLGIVNAFDISARQSFVVEMVEHREDMSNAIALNSSMFNGARLVGPSIAGVVIAAVGEGMCFLFNALSYLAVIASLLAMRLKPFERPVTQHRVLESLREGFAYAFGFAPIRSILLLIAMLSLFGMPFSVLMPVFARDVLGGSASTLGLIMGASGVGALSAALYLASRKTVLGLGKLIVGAAILFGVGLMLFSFTRSLPLAMFCIFMAGLGMMLQMASCNTVLQTIVDEDKRGRVMSFYSMAFMGMAPFGSLLAGWVAEHIGVTYTLLGCGILCALSIIPFALQLPQLRTLVRPIYQRLGILPEIATGLRAATNLTVPPRQD, via the coding sequence ATGGCACCATCTCCTTCGGCGGGCACTACTTCTAACTTGGGCGGCATGTTCCGGGCCCTGCGTTCTTACAATTACCGGCTGTTTTTCATGGGGCAGGGCTTGTCTCTGATTGGCACCTGGATGCAACAACTGGCCATGAGTTGGCTGGTGTACCGACTCACAGATTCGGTGCTGTTGTTGGGTCTGGTGAACTTCGCGGCGCAGATGCCTTCTTTTCTGTTGGGTCCGTTTGCGGGTGTGCTCTCTGACCGTTTCAGCCGCCATCGGTTGCTGTTGATTACCCAATTCCTGTCTATGCTGCAAGCCAGCACCTTGGCCACGCTCGTGCTCACCGACAACATCACCATTCCGGTAATTATGGCGTTGAGCGCGTTTCTGGGCATTGTGAACGCGTTTGATATTTCGGCGCGGCAGAGTTTTGTGGTGGAAATGGTGGAGCACCGCGAAGACATGAGCAACGCCATTGCGCTTAATTCTTCTATGTTCAACGGCGCGCGGCTGGTGGGGCCGTCTATTGCGGGCGTGGTGATTGCCGCCGTGGGCGAAGGCATGTGTTTTCTGTTCAACGCCTTGAGTTACCTGGCCGTGATTGCCTCTCTGCTGGCCATGCGCCTGAAACCGTTTGAGCGGCCCGTCACTCAGCACCGCGTGCTGGAGTCTTTGCGCGAAGGCTTTGCCTATGCTTTCGGGTTTGCGCCTATTAGAAGTATTCTGCTGTTGATTGCCATGTTGAGTTTGTTCGGGATGCCGTTCAGTGTGCTGATGCCGGTGTTTGCGCGTGATGTGTTGGGCGGTTCTGCGAGTACTTTGGGCTTAATTATGGGTGCTTCGGGCGTGGGAGCTTTGTCGGCGGCGCTGTATCTGGCCTCGCGCAAAACAGTGCTGGGTTTGGGCAAGTTGATTGTGGGCGCCGCTATTTTGTTTGGGGTGGGGCTGATGCTGTTCTCGTTCACCAGAAGTTTGCCGCTGGCCATGTTCTGTATTTTTATGGCCGGTTTGGGGATGATGCTCCAGATGGCCTCGTGCAACACGGTGCTACAAACCATTGTAGACGAAGACAAGCGCGGCCGCGTGATGAGTTTTTATTCCATGGCGTTCATGGGCATGGCGCCGTTCGGGAGTTTGCTCGCCGGTTGGGTGGCCGAACACATTGGCGTGACCTACACTCTATTGGGCTGCGGCATTCTGTGCGCCTTGAGTATTATTCCGTTCGCGCTGCAACTGCCCCAACTCAGAACCCTGGTCCGGCCCATTTACCAGCGTTTGGGGATTTTGCCGGAGATTGCCACGGGTTTGAGGGCGGCCACTAATTTAACCGTTCCACCGAGGCAGGATTGA
- a CDS encoding cyanophycinase: protein MANAKDPELHHPVNRRFIPKGKLLAIGGKESKDQNGEDKEEGAPQNINFISEQILKRFVAELKGKNPLVAIIPTASNEPEASAQDYVKVFKDLGVPNVQVMDIRNRPDCDTPENLEIVKTAAGIMFTGGDQLRLTTIFGGTHLLEAMKERYALTNIIIAGTSAGAAAMSTPMIFEGESEGGYIKGDVRLTTGLEFLKDVAIDTHFIARGRIVRMTQAIATNPECIGIGLEEDTAILVSEGGKVEVVGSGLITVVDGRGITETNIFDIANGEPFTVKGLRVHLLGDKDEYFIPTYARIQLK from the coding sequence ATGGCCAACGCAAAAGACCCAGAATTGCACCACCCGGTGAACCGCCGCTTTATTCCTAAAGGAAAACTGCTGGCCATTGGCGGTAAGGAAAGCAAAGACCAGAACGGCGAGGACAAAGAAGAAGGCGCGCCCCAGAACATCAACTTCATTAGTGAGCAGATTCTGAAGCGCTTTGTAGCCGAACTCAAAGGCAAGAACCCATTGGTGGCCATTATTCCCACGGCCTCAAATGAACCGGAGGCCTCGGCCCAGGACTATGTGAAAGTATTCAAAGACCTGGGCGTGCCCAACGTACAGGTCATGGACATCAGAAACCGGCCCGACTGTGACACCCCGGAAAACCTGGAAATAGTGAAAACCGCCGCGGGCATTATGTTCACCGGCGGCGACCAGCTCAGGCTCACGACTATTTTTGGCGGCACTCACCTGCTGGAAGCCATGAAAGAACGGTACGCGCTCACCAACATCATTATTGCCGGCACCAGCGCGGGCGCCGCGGCCATGTCCACGCCCATGATTTTTGAGGGAGAGTCTGAAGGTGGCTACATTAAAGGCGATGTGCGCCTGACCACCGGGCTGGAGTTTCTGAAAGACGTAGCCATTGACACGCATTTCATCGCCCGCGGGCGCATTGTGCGCATGACCCAGGCCATTGCCACCAACCCAGAATGCATTGGTATTGGGCTGGAGGAAGACACGGCCATTTTAGTCTCTGAAGGCGGAAAAGTGGAAGTGGTAGGCAGCGGGCTCATCACGGTGGTAGATGGCCGGGGCATCACCGAGACCAATATATTTGACATCGCCAACGGCGAACCCTTCACGGTGAAAGGCCTGCGCGTGCACCTGTTAGGCGACAAAGACGAATATTTCATTCCCACCTACGCCCGCATTCAGCTTAAATAA
- a CDS encoding DUF3817 domain-containing protein produces the protein MNIPLNTSLGRFRLVAIIEGISYLVLLLIAVPLKWIFGMPEAVRVVGMAHGVLFVLFGFLLLQVWLEYRWSFKKAAEAFFWSLIPFGTFYFDKKIAHDTPAR, from the coding sequence ATGAATATTCCGTTAAACACCTCACTGGGCCGTTTCAGGCTGGTGGCCATCATTGAAGGAATCTCTTACCTGGTCTTGTTGCTGATTGCCGTTCCTTTAAAATGGATTTTTGGCATGCCCGAAGCTGTGCGTGTGGTGGGCATGGCGCACGGCGTGCTGTTTGTGCTGTTCGGGTTTCTGCTGCTGCAAGTCTGGCTTGAGTACCGCTGGTCATTTAAGAAAGCCGCTGAGGCCTTTTTCTGGTCGCTTATTCCCTTCGGCACTTTTTACTTCGATAAAAAAATAGCCCACGACACGCCGGCCCGCTGA
- a CDS encoding copper resistance protein NlpE, whose amino-acid sequence MTTFGAMKYFCFFLVCAVVLGACQQRESAKTDQTAAQIGQATQNFEYAGTFVGTVPCEDCEGIHMQLVLQPNHTYQLEEGFIKEQVYPVKTSGRWLEIENGEKVLLQPAQADEVRYLEVKDENTLVLLVPEKEQVENKLDYGLSRVDPETGETAEEEELAN is encoded by the coding sequence ATGACTACTTTTGGGGCCATGAAATACTTCTGCTTCTTTCTGGTGTGTGCGGTGGTGCTGGGTGCCTGCCAGCAGCGTGAATCAGCCAAAACCGACCAAACCGCTGCCCAGATAGGCCAAGCCACGCAGAACTTTGAATACGCCGGTACTTTTGTGGGCACCGTGCCCTGTGAAGACTGTGAGGGAATTCACATGCAACTGGTGCTGCAGCCCAACCATACCTACCAATTAGAAGAAGGCTTTATCAAAGAACAGGTGTACCCGGTCAAAACGTCGGGGCGGTGGCTGGAGATTGAGAACGGCGAAAAAGTGCTGCTGCAGCCCGCCCAGGCCGACGAGGTGCGCTACCTGGAAGTAAAGGACGAAAACACGCTGGTGCTCCTGGTGCCCGAAAAAGAACAGGTGGAGAACAAACTGGACTACGGCCTGTCACGCGTGGACCCCGAAACCGGCGAGACCGCCGAGGAAGAAGAACTGGCGAACTAA
- the dnaE gene encoding DNA polymerase III subunit alpha has translation MPDFSHLHTHTQYSLLDGAASISGLMKKAQADGMKAVAMTDHGNMFGAFNFVAEANKYNVKPIVGCEFYLVQDRHQKTFTKEQKDVRHHQLLLAKDQEGYQNLAKLCSYSYIDGLYSKWPRIDKELLVKYHKGLIATSCCIGAELPQAILWKGEEEAEKLLQWWLDLFGDDYYIEIQRHGLMNIDNTGLSQEDVNQVLLRFAIKYNVKVICTNDSHYVEQTDWNAHDILLCVNTGEQESVPVGDFQTQYFRMMSGSGEVIYDTLTNIRNSYGHDENVRRMLYRIEEEQQKPRPQDRFGFPNDQFFFKSQAEMNQLFADVPFAVDNTNEIVDKITPPKLQRDILLPNFPLPPEHPTADLFLRHLTFEGAKKRYHEITPEVEERLNYELGIIETMGFAGYFLITQDFINKGRSMGVAVGPGRGSAAGSAVAYCVGITNIDPIKYALLFERFLNPERVSMPDIDIDFDDVNRQRVIDYVVEKYGKTQVAQIITFGTMAAKSSIKDVARVLDLPLSEANELAKMVPEVPGTTLAKAFIESPELASIRDGNDLRAKTLKLAEKLEGSVRNTGIHAAGVIIAPDDITNYIPVSTSKDSDLLVTQFDGKVIESAGMLKMDFLGLKTLSILKDAMALIKRNYGVEIDIDNIPLDDEKTYALYQRGDTIGTFQFESEGMRMYLKDLKPTNIEDLIAMNALYRPGPMQFIPNFINRKQGREEVEYPHILLEPLLKNTYGIMVYQEQIMQTAQVLAGYSLGGADLLRRAMGKKDMKKMAQEREKFVAGAKEIHGIAAKQASEVFDVMEKFAQYGFNRSHSAAYSVVAYQTGYLKAHYPAEYMAAVLTHNMNDIKKVTFFIEEARKQQIQVLGPDVNESIHQFNVNQQGQIRFGMGAVKGTGEAAVEAIIEEREQNGPYTDVFDFAKRVNLRAVNKKTFESLAQAGAFDSFERYHRAQYIETPPGETINLLEKAVRFGNQYQAEKSAAQQSLFGGGGAVDMPLPKVPDVQPWSLTEMLRREKEVIGFYLSGHPLDQFKLEIDSYCTCSLDRIEEFKGRDVNVAGIISNVVMRTGKNGNPFLLFSLEDYDNTMGLALFGEDFVKFSPYVKEGMYLFIRAKVTLRYKSEDQWELKPLSMQLLSDVADKMAKGVRMDIDIRNINALLIDRLEEAAVNSPGQKKLELVLTEPGERLAVELFSRKYRIDPKAFLQNVKDLEVATCQLI, from the coding sequence GTGCCAGATTTTTCCCACCTCCATACCCACACCCAGTACTCGCTTTTAGACGGCGCCGCCAGCATTAGCGGGCTCATGAAAAAGGCCCAGGCCGATGGCATGAAAGCCGTCGCCATGACCGACCACGGCAACATGTTTGGGGCGTTCAACTTCGTGGCCGAGGCTAACAAGTACAATGTGAAACCCATTGTGGGCTGTGAGTTCTATCTGGTGCAGGACCGTCACCAAAAGACGTTTACCAAGGAGCAGAAAGACGTGCGTCACCACCAATTGCTGTTGGCCAAAGACCAGGAAGGCTACCAGAACCTGGCCAAGCTCTGCTCCTATTCTTACATTGACGGCCTTTACAGCAAATGGCCCCGCATTGACAAAGAACTGCTGGTAAAATACCACAAAGGCCTCATCGCCACGTCTTGCTGCATTGGTGCGGAGCTGCCGCAGGCTATCTTGTGGAAAGGTGAAGAAGAAGCCGAAAAACTGCTACAGTGGTGGCTGGACTTGTTCGGGGACGATTACTACATTGAGATTCAGCGCCACGGGCTCATGAACATTGACAACACTGGCTTGTCTCAGGAAGACGTAAACCAGGTGTTGCTCAGATTTGCCATCAAGTACAATGTCAAGGTTATTTGTACCAATGACAGCCATTACGTAGAGCAGACCGACTGGAACGCGCATGACATTCTCCTGTGCGTAAATACCGGCGAGCAGGAAAGTGTACCCGTAGGCGATTTCCAGACGCAGTACTTCCGGATGATGAGCGGTAGCGGCGAGGTGATTTACGACACGCTCACCAACATCAGAAACAGCTACGGCCATGACGAGAACGTGCGCCGCATGTTGTACCGCATTGAGGAAGAGCAGCAGAAACCGCGCCCGCAGGACCGCTTCGGCTTCCCCAACGACCAGTTCTTTTTCAAGAGCCAGGCCGAGATGAACCAGCTGTTCGCGGACGTGCCCTTCGCCGTGGACAACACCAATGAGATTGTAGACAAGATAACGCCACCTAAGCTGCAGCGCGATATCCTGTTGCCCAATTTTCCGCTTCCTCCGGAGCACCCCACCGCAGACTTGTTTTTGCGTCACTTAACCTTTGAAGGCGCCAAGAAACGCTACCATGAGATTACGCCAGAGGTAGAGGAACGCCTGAACTACGAGCTGGGCATTATTGAGACCATGGGCTTTGCGGGCTACTTCCTCATCACCCAGGATTTTATTAACAAAGGCCGCAGCATGGGCGTGGCCGTGGGTCCGGGCCGGGGTTCGGCGGCGGGTTCTGCCGTGGCCTACTGCGTGGGAATCACCAACATCGACCCTATTAAATACGCCTTGCTGTTTGAGCGTTTCCTGAATCCGGAACGGGTGTCTATGCCCGATATTGATATTGACTTTGATGACGTAAACCGGCAGCGCGTGATTGATTACGTGGTGGAGAAGTACGGAAAAACGCAGGTGGCCCAGATCATCACCTTCGGTACCATGGCGGCTAAATCGTCTATCAAAGACGTGGCCCGCGTGCTGGATTTACCTTTGTCCGAGGCCAACGAACTAGCCAAAATGGTACCTGAAGTACCCGGCACCACGCTGGCCAAAGCATTTATAGAATCGCCGGAACTGGCCTCCATTAGAGACGGAAACGATTTACGCGCCAAAACCCTAAAACTAGCTGAAAAGTTGGAAGGCTCGGTGCGCAACACGGGTATCCACGCGGCGGGCGTGATCATCGCGCCAGATGACATTACCAACTACATTCCAGTGTCTACCTCCAAAGACTCTGACCTCTTGGTGACCCAGTTTGACGGCAAGGTGATTGAGAGCGCCGGCATGCTGAAAATGGACTTTCTGGGCCTGAAAACCCTATCAATTCTGAAAGATGCCATGGCTCTGATCAAGCGCAACTACGGCGTGGAGATTGACATTGACAACATTCCGCTGGACGACGAGAAAACCTACGCCCTTTACCAGCGCGGCGATACCATTGGTACGTTCCAGTTTGAGTCTGAGGGCATGCGCATGTACCTCAAGGACCTGAAGCCAACCAACATTGAAGACTTGATTGCCATGAATGCCCTGTACCGCCCAGGTCCTATGCAGTTCATCCCTAACTTCATTAACCGGAAACAGGGCCGCGAGGAAGTGGAATACCCGCACATCCTGCTGGAACCGCTTTTGAAGAACACCTACGGCATCATGGTGTACCAGGAGCAGATTATGCAGACGGCGCAAGTTCTAGCAGGTTACTCCCTGGGTGGTGCGGATTTGCTTCGCCGGGCGATGGGGAAGAAGGACATGAAGAAGATGGCCCAGGAACGCGAGAAATTCGTGGCTGGGGCTAAGGAGATTCATGGCATTGCCGCCAAGCAGGCCTCTGAGGTATTTGACGTGATGGAGAAATTTGCGCAGTACGGCTTCAACCGCTCGCACTCCGCCGCCTACTCCGTGGTGGCTTACCAAACCGGTTACCTCAAGGCGCATTACCCAGCCGAGTACATGGCCGCCGTGCTTACCCACAACATGAACGACATCAAGAAAGTGACGTTCTTTATTGAGGAGGCGCGCAAGCAGCAGATTCAGGTTTTGGGACCCGATGTGAATGAATCCATCCATCAGTTCAACGTGAACCAACAAGGGCAAATCCGTTTCGGGATGGGCGCTGTGAAGGGCACCGGCGAGGCCGCCGTGGAAGCCATCATTGAAGAGCGCGAACAGAACGGTCCCTACACCGATGTCTTTGACTTTGCCAAACGCGTGAACCTGCGCGCCGTGAACAAGAAGACGTTTGAAAGTTTGGCCCAAGCCGGAGCCTTTGACTCGTTTGAACGCTACCACCGCGCCCAGTACATTGAAACCCCGCCCGGCGAAACCATCAACCTCCTGGAGAAGGCCGTCCGTTTCGGAAACCAGTACCAGGCCGAGAAAAGCGCCGCCCAACAGTCTCTGTTCGGTGGTGGCGGAGCGGTAGATATGCCTTTGCCGAAGGTGCCAGACGTACAACCTTGGTCCTTAACCGAGATGCTTCGCCGCGAGAAAGAGGTGATTGGTTTCTACCTGTCGGGCCACCCGCTAGACCAGTTCAAATTGGAGATTGATTCCTACTGCACTTGTAGCCTAGACCGCATTGAGGAGTTCAAAGGCCGTGACGTAAACGTGGCTGGTATCATCAGCAACGTGGTCATGCGGACCGGTAAAAACGGCAACCCGTTCCTGCTCTTCTCCTTGGAGGATTATGACAACACCATGGGCCTGGCCTTGTTTGGGGAGGATTTTGTAAAGTTCTCTCCTTATGTGAAAGAGGGCATGTACCTGTTCATAAGAGCCAAGGTAACCTTACGCTACAAGTCTGAGGACCAGTGGGAATTGAAACCGCTCTCTATGCAACTGCTTTCTGATGTAGCTGATAAGATGGCCAAAGGTGTGCGCATGGATATTGACATCCGAAACATCAACGCCCTGTTAATTGACCGGCTGGAAGAAGCCGCTGTAAACAGCCCCGGGCAGAAGAAACTGGAATTGGTGTTGACAGAGCCGGGGGAACGTTTGGCGGTGGAATTGTTTTCTAGAAAATATAGAATTGACCCGAAGGCTTTTTTGCAGAACGTGAAGGATTTGGAAGTGGCGACGTGTCAGTTGATTTGA